GCATCCTCAAAACTAGGAGGCAATTCCACACCGTCTACCACCGCTAGTAATTCCTGCAATTTCATCTTGTGAACCTCGTCACACGCTATCCTTGCGCCTATTCTGCATTATTTTTTTTATGCTTGGATATATACTTATACAGCATTTGCTCCAATTGTTGCACAGTAGCACGAGGAGAAGGACGCGGCAAAGATTCCAAAATCACCTCTGACTCTGGGCTTGTGTGATTCGATAAATAAAGTACTGGCACTTCATACTGATACGCCTGATACCAATCTTCACGAATTGTAATATCTCGAATTTCCAACTCGAAACTCAGATTTTGGATTTGTTCTAGTTTTTCCTGCAAACCCTCACACAAATGACATCCAGGTTTACTGTATAAAATTAATCGCATTTGCCTAAACCACTTTTGGCGATCGCATCTCTACAAGTCATCATAGGCGGAATTGACAACTGATAAATAGCTCAAACTAATTAAAGGTGAAATGTCATTACGTAGGCGGAAGCCTTCCCGTAAGGTACGCAACGCAGTCAAGCGAAGTAATCACAAAGGCTCTATTTTACGTTTTTTTAAGTTTACCTGACTTGAAAATACTTTGTGACTTTGTGTCTTAGTGGTTAAAGTTCCTAAACCACAAAAGACACCAAGACACAAAGAGTTTTCATTGGTTATAGTGCGCGTACTTTGTTATTGGTTGTGTGCGATCGCGCGGTTTCTCTTCTGCGGCTGGAGGAGTTTGTTAAAAAGAGCGATCGCTAATTAGACAAATTCAAATCTAAATTGGGAATACTGAGTGAAGCGTGGGTATTTGCTGCTTATACACAAAACAGCTAAACACCAGACATCAGGCTATTAAAGATTTAGCAATTAGGAGAACATTGTGAGTTTAGCAGTCACAGCAACCTTTGTACTAGCAGATTGGATTGTTAAAGGACTAGCAAATGGAACTTATGAACGAGTTGGAGGTGTAATTCGAGATGCAGCGTCAAAACAAATCGTTACTTGGTTACAAGAACTAGGGACAAATAACTCTCAAGCTTCAACAGCAACTACTTCCTCTAATAATTTACTCAATCTTGTTGTTTCTGGAGCAAATCTTCTTGCTTCAGGGACTAATACTGTTGTCACAAGACAAGGATTAGCTGATGTGAGTGGGCGGTTAAGTGGAGTTGAACAAGCAAGTTTAGGTAACATTGCGATGTCAGGCGCTAATCTAGTTGGAACAGTTGCTAACGCCGCTATTTCTGGGAAAGGATTCGCTGATGTCAATACACGTTTAGGTGGTATTGAAAATCAGATAGGCCAACTTGGGCAAAGTCTGCAATTAACTCAGGGAATTTTACAAGTAGCTACTGCTGCCAGTGTACTTAATCTTGGTGTTTCTGTGATGACTTTTGCGGTAATATCGCAACGTCTTAAAGAATTAGAACAACGCTTACAACAAGCTCAAGAATTGTTAAACAAGATTAATCGTAAAATCGACCTTAGTTTTTATGCTAACTTTCGTGCTGCGCTTGATTTAGCTATTAATGCCTTTACGATGACCAAACAAGAAAATCGTAGAAGCAGTGCCTTACAAGCTATTAATCGCTTTTTAGAAGCAGAACATGTTTATACTGAATTGACTGATATAGAAATTGAGCAACAAAGCCAAATTGCTGATGAGTATTTGCTAACTTTATCTTTAGCTTATCTAGCTGAAGCACGTTGCTATTTAGAATTACAGGAACATGAAACAGCACTCCGCCGCTTCCAAGAAGGGGCTAAAGTTATCCGTTCTCGTATTCAAAAATATGTTGACCTTTTGCTAACTTCTAACCCAGGAGTATATTTACAACCTGAATTAAAAGGTCAGATTGATTTACGAAGATTAACACGAATTTACCAATGGCTTGATCCTAATTTAGATGAAAATGCTGTGTTTGATTTGCAAAGAGAGAATTTGTTTACAATGGCACAAAATCCTAACAAATGGTTAGATACCCTACCAGCGGCAATTTTAACTCGTGTAGAGGTTCAAGGAGGTTGGTTTGGGCCGAGTCAGGATAATTTGAAGCAAGAAGCTTACAAACGCCTTCCCCAAGTATTTGAAGTAATGGAATCTATGATTGAAACCAATCATCGTTTTGAAGCATATCAAACAGAAGTACAAGCAATATCCCAATTAGGAATCAGTTTTCATGAATGGCTTCAATTAACTCCATCCACAGAAGTAAAACCTGAAGGTGCAGAATTGATGTATATCATTCCATCCAAACCTTTAGCTTTACAGCCTTCCATCTAAGTTCTCTTTCTTCCTTTGCAACAGCAGTCGCTACAAAAAACGAACCGCAAAGGACGCGAAGGACACAAACAAATAAGAGTTTCAGAGAGTTTATACTTAAGCCCTAAACTATTCTCAATTCTTCCTCTTGTTCTGCGTCCTCTGCGCCTCTGCGTGAAATAAAAAAGGCGAACACAAAAAGTTCGCCCTCAACATAATATTATAGTGTTGCTCTAAAACCCAAATTCTAAATCTTCGCTTCTTCCGATACTTTTCGCTAACTGCGATCGCTGTTTCTCTTCTTAGGTTAAGAATTATGTAGGTTGATTATGTAGGTTGGATTAAACCATAAAACCCAACACTATTGCAAATGTTGGGTTTAGCTTTGCTCAATTTAACTTACTTGCTTATATCAATTAAGCACTATGAGTAGCAGACTTTACTGACTTCAGAATACCATCTTCTAATTCATGAATTGACATCATAATACCATTTGCAGGGTTATCAAGTAGTGAATCTTTGACTTGATCTAAATAATCGTAAATTGCTGCTTGTAAAATTGGTCTATTTACGCTTACTGTGTGGTTATAATCCCACAAATCCCAGACAATTATACCTATACCAACAATTGGGTCTAAAAGTTCTGCTCCTATTTTTCCAGCGATAGCACCACCAGTTTTTGCAGCCATTTTTGCGCCAGCTTTACCCGCAAATTTTATAGCAACCGTACTTCCAATCTTTACCGCAGCAGGAATTGCTGCTTTAACGAATAAGTAACTACTACCACCTACTAATGCTTTAAGTGGTAGGCTAGAAGTAGCCCCTTCTTGATCATTAATTGTAATGGCAATCTCATCAAGATAACGTTGCCACTGACCTTGAGGTATATTATAATTTCCTTGAATACTAGAAATATTTTCTTCTAATTGAGAAATATACTGATTTACGGTATCGTTTGTTATTTTCTCCAGTTCAAATTGAGCAATTTTAGGTCTGAGAACCCGTTTTGCAAATTCTAGTTGAAAATCCTCAGTCATTTTCTCTGCTACTACTTGATCTGGAGATGGTTTGTCGCTATCTATCCAGTGAGATACAGCAGAAGATAAATATATAAAAGGAGCGCTAAATTCGAGTTTCTTTTGATTGAAATAATTAAAATACCAATCAAGAAAACTACCATCAACGCGAGTCTTTAATTCATCAAGCCAAGCATCTAATTTCGCTGATGCAAACTTATGAGCGGTAGTATCTGCATTTCTTATAGCAGTTACAATATCTTGATCAACCATGCTCCAGTCAGATTGTTTATTAATAGCTACTAATGAAGGCTTACTATTGCCTGAAGTGACTATATCTTGCTGTGAGGCATGTCCTATGAAGCCTCTGCCCACTAGTGGGATAATAACAACAACAATTACAATAGCCCACAAATAAGGACTCACTGATTTAATAAACTGGCTCGCTGAAGTAATAAACTGGCTCCAAGCTTCAATTCGCTCAGTCTTCTCGACATAGGTAACTTGTTCGTCTTGTATCTGTGGCTGTTGTTCGGTATTTTGTACTAACTTTGCTGGCTCATGAACAGATGTATGTTCTATATTCGGCGGTTGCTCGCATTCCATAAATTTTTGATGGCTAATTATATAGTTGTGGATAACTTAAAATAGCTTAAACTATATACAAATATCATTTGTGAATTTACTTAAGAAATTTTGTTTATTTCAATTCTTCCTCTGCGTTCTCTGCGCCTCTGCGGTTCGTAAAAAAAGGCGAACACAAAAGGTTCGCCCTAAACATAATGCTATAGTGTTGCTCTAAAACCCAAATACTAAATCTTCGCTTCTTCCCTCACCAACTTATCCCAACCCAAATCTTTCAAATTATTATTCCGACGTAGCGGACGAGTCACCAACTCTAGAATGTCACGCGCATTAGTAAAACCGTGAATTTGAGCAAAAGTGAACTCCACAGACCACTTAGTATTAATACCGCGTGCTTCCAATGGGTTAGCATGAGCCATACCAGTAATTACCAAATCTGGTTTTAGCTGATAAATTCGCTGAAGTTGATTGTAATTATCCGGCTTTTCTACAATCTTCGGCAATGGTACACCCATTTCTTGGCAAGTTTTCTCTAACAGCACCAACTCAGCAGCTTGATAGCGCTTATCCATGTAGGGAATGCCAATTTCGTGAACTATCATCCCACAACGCACCAAGAACCTTGCTTGAGAGATTTCTAGCAAGTTATCACCCATGAAAAATACAGACTTACCGCGAATCAGTTTCACGTAGTCTTCCAAACCTTCCCAGATTTGGGCTTCGCGTTCATCCAAACCTTTGGGAGTAATACCCAATACTGAACAGATTTTTTCAATCCAAGCGCGGGTACCATCAGGGCCAATGGGGAAAGGTGCGCCAATTAACTTGCATTTGCGGCGACGCATCAAGGTGGTAGCGGTGCGGCTGAGGAAGGGGTTGACACCAGCGACATAATACCCTTCTTCGATGACTGGCAATTCTGTGAAGCGCTTGGCGGGTAGCCAACCAGAAACTTTGATGCCTTGTTTCTTCAATTCCAAGGTTAACTGTGTAACTACGGGATCGGGAAGGGAACCGAAGAGAACTAAGGGAGGATGATCTACATACTCAGATTCATCTTGAGCTACTTCTTCTTTCTTCTTACCAAAGTTGAGCAGTTTTTGAATAGCGTTGCGTTCGTTTTTCTCTGTTTCCGCCACAGGGGACTTATCAGGACAACGATTAGCCATTGCTGCTAATACGGTGTCTTCCCCTTGGGTGAAGGCGTAATCTAAACCGTTAGCACGCGCAACAACGATGGGAATGCCAATTTCCGATTCTAACTTGGGTGCTAAGCCTTCCAAGTCAGTTTTGATGATTTCGGTGGTGCAGGTGCCAATCCAGACGATTACACTAGGATTGCGATCGCGTTTAATTTGCAAGCACAAACGCTTTAACTCTTCGTAATCATTCAGCTGTGCCGAAATATCCCCTTCTTCCAACTCTGCCATTGCATAGCGGGGTTCAGCAAAAATCATCACTCCCATCGCGTTTTGCAGGAAGTAGCCACAAGTCTTGGTGCCAATCACTAAAAAGAAGCTGTCTTCAATTTTTTGGTATAACCACGCCACACAGCTAATCGGGCAAAAGGTGTGGTAATTCCCAGTTTCGCACTCAAAGTTTAAAGCTTCTGGTTGTTGAGCAACAGTCATTTTGGTTATTTCTCCCCTTGATTTTTTAAGTTAGGAGTCATGAGTTAATAGTTATGAGTTAATAGTTATGAGTTAATAGTTATGAGTTAATAGTTAAATTTAATGTAAATTAAGTGTTGAAACCCTTGTGATTTTGTTAATAATTCCAAAAGTTTAATTTGGGACAATTTTCAAACCCCTTACAGGATAAGAGCATTTTTAATTCACATCAGCTGCAAGTTATGAGTTTTTATTACCAACTCCTAACTCCTAACTCCTAACTCCTAACTCCTAACTCTTGTACGGGCGCAATGCTTTGCGCCCCTACCAACGCTTCACTTTTCTTAACTCCTAACTTAGTAATTAACTGTTGGGGAAGAGACGAGCAATTTCCGATTCATCAAAAACGCCGGCTGGCAGTTCTTCCCCTAAAAAATCGTTATTATTTTCTTCTGCCTTTTGCAAAGATGTTTCATCACCCCAGACATCTGACAATACCTCACTAAAGGCATTCTCATCTGCTGTATTCAGCTCATCGACAATTTCCTCTTCCGGCTTTTCTTCGGTTGCGGCTGCTATTTCAAAGGAAATATCGCCAAAATCATCTGCTTCTGCTTCTGCTTCTACTTCTACTTCTGCTTCTGCTTCTACTTCTAAGCTGGATGCTGGCTCGGACTCTTCTTGTGGGTGGTGTCCGTTGGATGAGGAAATATCATCCAGCTCCTCATTTTGGCTTTCCTCAACTGCAAACTCTTGAACCTCCGGTGTTTCCTCCAAGTCGTTGTCATGAGAAACCGCTAAAGTTTCATCTTCTGAGCTGTCTTCCCCGACAACATCCACATCCGTATCCGTTTCTGCTGGGGGAATAAAACGGTTGCCGAGAGAGATGTCTGGGTCAAAATGCAATTCCAGCACTTCAATCAGGGTATCAGCGTCCGCATTCAATTTAGAAAAAGGCAGCATTAACTGCGCTAGCTTCGGTTCCAGCGCGTTGACAACGCCCAGGATGAGGTAAGAAGGTGGTCGCTTCCCGCCATCAGGGGTGTACACCGATTCTGTCTTCATGTGCAGGATAATCCAGTCACGATTGACTTGGAAAAATTGCAACCACTTTTGTCTTATTGAATCTGTAAAGCTATTAAAGAAAGCCATATGTCCCCTCATCCTGAGAACTAGATGATGTTATACAATCATCAAGTCTAGTTCCTCTTCTGATTTAGTAACCTGGGGTTTACCCGGATTTAGATAAAAATCGGACAACAAAGAGAACAATTCCCGATCTGGGGAGTCGTTCGGTACAACTCCTTCTGGACGCGCCAGAATTTGGTCGGCGATGTTGAGGTAATAATCGCAAACGTAGTTCAAAGATGGGTCAGATTCCGCCATTTCAAACAAAGTCTTACCTTTGACGCGGGAAACACGGATATCTTCAATTAACGGCAAGACTTCCAAAACTGGCATAGGTACAGCTTCTATGTATTTCTCGATCAAGTCACGCTTAGATGTACGGTTGCCAATTAAACCAGCTAGTCGTAGGGGGTGAGTCCGTGCTTTTTCACGTACTGAAGCTGCAATTCGATTGGCAGCAAACAAGGCATCAAAGCCATTATCTGTCACAATCAAGCAGTAATCTGCATAATTGAGTGGTGCAGCAAAACCACCACAAACAACGTCGCCTAGAACGTCAAATAAAATCACATCATATTCATCAAAGGCGTTGAGTTCTTTCAGTAATTTTACGGTTTCGCCAACTACGTAGCCGCCACAACCAGCACCCGCAGGCGGGCCACCCGCTTCTACGCAATCAACACCACCGTAGCCTTTGTAAATTACATCTTCCGGCCAGACATCTTCGTAATGATAATCTTTCTCTTGTAGGGTATCGATAATTGTAGGAATCAAAAACCCAGTCAGGGTGAAGGTGCTGTCGTGTTTCGGGTCACAACCAATTTGCAGGACTTTTTTGCCGCGTTTGGCTAGGGCGACAGATATGTTACAGCTAGTTGTGGATTTACCTATACCACCTTTTCCGTAAACTGCTAGTTTCACTTTTGTTTGCCTCTTATCGTTTTTTGTCAAACTCGTGGCTTCAACTTTTGCCTTCACCCTCGGGGTGACGCAAGTTTCGACTCGACGGAAAATGCCAAGACTCGAACTTGCTCACCTAGCCTCTGATGGCGATGTGTGAGGTATGTCAGTGTCATTATTGTCGAGATCAGATGGAAAATAAAGGGGGCTAAAATCTCAAAAATAAAGTTATCAGGGTTATTAGAGAATAATTTGATTATTTATCAAAATTTAATGTTTAATCATCCTTTTTATTGGCTGATAACCCAGAAAATTATTTTTTAAATAACTTTTTTAATAAAAATAGTTACAATAGACAAATTAATTGATTAGCCGACTATATATGGTTTTCATCGGTTTAGCTGATTGTTATAGAAACTCAAATCCAGAAAGATAGGCTCAGTTTCAACTTGACACGAGATATGGGCAATCCTAGGCTGTGAATAGCCCTGCAAGTTTGCACAGTCGGCTGTTTTTGGTAGTTAAATCACATTTGCCAAGAATATCTAATAGTTTTTGTGATGCGATCGCTATTGATTATGTAAAAAATTATTAATGTTTGAGGGGACTGCAAGAAATTAATGATCACGGTTGAAGTTGTTGACTGATGACTGTTGACTGATGACCGTTTTGCTGATCAGGATAATTCAGCTGAGATTGCCTCGATTTCCTGTAATGTTTGCCAACCAGCTTGCCACTGGAAGCCGTCTTGTAATAATTTGGCGTTGAGCCAGAAGCGGACTTTGGGGTCGCAGGCGGCGACCATTTCGGCATACACCCACTTTCCCTGATTTTTGCGGTTGACGACTTGGAAGTGTCTCCAACCGTCTACTTTTTGCTGTGCTGTCCACTTAGAACCAACTAGGTAAGGAAATTTTTGTTTTTTAGTCATTTGTCAATGGTCAATGGTCAATGGTGAAGCAGTGCGTTGGGCGGGTTCCCCGACTTGAAGCAACTGCTGAACCCGTAAGGGTCAGTTGTCAGTTGTCAGTTGTCAGTTGTGATCGTGCTTGTCTCCTCATCCCCCCATCGCCCTTTGCCATTCGCTAATGCGCTCATGGGTCAATGTTTTCTGTATCCATTATGCGACAGTGGCGCGATCGCCTCCATCATTTGGCCCAATTGCGACCCAAGAGTATTTTGATGTTTTTTTAACAGGACTTACGCAAACAATAGCCGAAGCCCTTATTTCCACGTATTTTTGGAGAAAGTCTATAAATGTGTAAGTTGTTTCACGGGCAGTAATACTACTACTCTACAAAGATGTGAAGACCGATCTAGCTAATCGTACTGCTATCCTTACAATGTCCATATAAGAACAAACTTGACTCTTGTTCTGCCAACACATGTGCTATTAGAGTGATTCGTTCCTCATCAGCCTATGCAACCTACTAATCCTAATCAATTTACAGAAAAAGCCTGGGAAGCGATCGCCCATACCCCAGATATTGCTAAACAGTACCAACAACAGCAGATCGAAAGCGAACACTTGATGAAAGCATTGTTGGAACAAGAAGGTTTAGCTAACAGTATATTCACCAAAGCGGGCGTGAACTTGCAAAAAGTCAGCGATCGCACCGACCAGTTTCTCCAACGTCAGCCCAAAGTCTCAGGTAATAGCACTTCAGTATACCTAGGGCGCAGCTTAGATACACTTTTAGACCGAGCAGACAAATACCGTCAAGACTTTAAAGACGAATTTATTTCTATAGAACACTTATTGCTGGGTTACGCTAAAGATGACCGCTTTGGCAAAGGTTTATTCCAAGAATTTGGGTTAGACGAAGGCAAACTAAAAA
Above is a window of Nostoc sp. UHCC 0702 DNA encoding:
- a CDS encoding glutaredoxin family protein, with product MRLILYSKPGCHLCEGLQEKLEQIQNLSFELEIRDITIREDWYQAYQYEVPVLYLSNHTSPESEVILESLPRPSPRATVQQLEQMLYKYISKHKKNNAE
- a CDS encoding ferredoxin:protochlorophyllide reductase (ATP-dependent) subunit N, coding for MTVAQQPEALNFECETGNYHTFCPISCVAWLYQKIEDSFFLVIGTKTCGYFLQNAMGVMIFAEPRYAMAELEEGDISAQLNDYEELKRLCLQIKRDRNPSVIVWIGTCTTEIIKTDLEGLAPKLESEIGIPIVVARANGLDYAFTQGEDTVLAAMANRCPDKSPVAETEKNERNAIQKLLNFGKKKEEVAQDESEYVDHPPLVLFGSLPDPVVTQLTLELKKQGIKVSGWLPAKRFTELPVIEEGYYVAGVNPFLSRTATTLMRRRKCKLIGAPFPIGPDGTRAWIEKICSVLGITPKGLDEREAQIWEGLEDYVKLIRGKSVFFMGDNLLEISQARFLVRCGMIVHEIGIPYMDKRYQAAELVLLEKTCQEMGVPLPKIVEKPDNYNQLQRIYQLKPDLVITGMAHANPLEARGINTKWSVEFTFAQIHGFTNARDILELVTRPLRRNNNLKDLGWDKLVREEAKI
- a CDS encoding DUF5331 domain-containing protein, with translation MAFFNSFTDSIRQKWLQFFQVNRDWIILHMKTESVYTPDGGKRPPSYLILGVVNALEPKLAQLMLPFSKLNADADTLIEVLELHFDPDISLGNRFIPPAETDTDVDVVGEDSSEDETLAVSHDNDLEETPEVQEFAVEESQNEELDDISSSNGHHPQEESEPASSLEVEAEAEVEVEAEAEADDFGDISFEIAAATEEKPEEEIVDELNTADENAFSEVLSDVWGDETSLQKAEENNNDFLGEELPAGVFDESEIARLFPNS
- a CDS encoding ferredoxin:protochlorophyllide reductase (ATP-dependent) iron-sulfur ATP-binding protein; the encoded protein is MTKNDKRQTKVKLAVYGKGGIGKSTTSCNISVALAKRGKKVLQIGCDPKHDSTFTLTGFLIPTIIDTLQEKDYHYEDVWPEDVIYKGYGGVDCVEAGGPPAGAGCGGYVVGETVKLLKELNAFDEYDVILFDVLGDVVCGGFAAPLNYADYCLIVTDNGFDALFAANRIAASVREKARTHPLRLAGLIGNRTSKRDLIEKYIEAVPMPVLEVLPLIEDIRVSRVKGKTLFEMAESDPSLNYVCDYYLNIADQILARPEGVVPNDSPDRELFSLLSDFYLNPGKPQVTKSEEELDLMIV
- a CDS encoding TIGR02450 family Trp-rich protein, with the protein product MTKKQKFPYLVGSKWTAQQKVDGWRHFQVVNRKNQGKWVYAEMVAACDPKVRFWLNAKLLQDGFQWQAGWQTLQEIEAISAELS